CGCACACGACTTCGAGGGGACCGACGACCGGGCGACGCTGATGCGAACGCTCGCGCTCGCGACCGACCGCGGCGACGTCGGCAAACTCGCGGTGACGGCCGCGTCGCTCGCCGACGCGCTCGAGGTGCTGTCGGTCACGCGGGCGCTGACCGAAAACGGCGAGCGGGTCGCGACGATGGCGATGGGCGAGGTCGGCCGCCACTCGCGGGCGGTCGCGCCCGTCTACGGCTCGAAGATCGGCTACGCGCCGGTCGACCCCGCGGAGGCGACGGCGCCCGGACAGTACGATCTCGAGACGCTCGCGGCGCTGGTCGAGCAACTCGCGCCGCGGGGGGAGTGAAAAGCGAGAGAATTAACCGCCCACGGTTGAGAGTATTGCACACTGACAATGACATGGTTTCGCGCGTTGGTCGCAGCCGGGCTCTCGGTGATCCTCCCCGGCGCGGGCCACGCTCTGCTTCGTGACTGGGTTCGAGCCCTGCTGTTTGCCGGT
Above is a genomic segment from Natrononativus amylolyticus containing:
- a CDS encoding type I 3-dehydroquinate dehydratase yields the protein MEFDSFSLAASTADLGDEPAAREYADLLEFRMDLAPEPLAALESYDGDLPVLATNRARWEGGEADDEGRLEALAAATANESVAAIDVELASIRAGDAEAVLETARERGVTVVASAHDFEGTDDRATLMRTLALATDRGDVGKLAVTAASLADALEVLSVTRALTENGERVATMAMGEVGRHSRAVAPVYGSKIGYAPVDPAEATAPGQYDLETLAALVEQLAPRGE